A window of the Vicia villosa cultivar HV-30 ecotype Madison, WI unplaced genomic scaffold, Vvil1.0 ctg.006365F_1_1, whole genome shotgun sequence genome harbors these coding sequences:
- the LOC131642988 gene encoding uncharacterized protein LOC131642988 yields the protein MADQPVTKADLEGITTAFTAALTALTEQMANLANQANNANNNRNRRRDRREEPIRVLRGGNCVEDSSSDEEEPHDEEDNRRNLQNNHDYRVKADIPLFYGTMGVEEFLDWQIDVDRFFDVMGVPENKQVKMIAIRLKSTAAVWWDKLVVQRQRQRKGPVRTWRRMKQLMLERFLPEDYEQILYKMYIECVQGKRTVTEYTAEFLRFSERNELGESENQKVARYISGLKGSLQEKMGLQTVWTVAEASSLALKAELMEKSPRNFSSIRRYSPQSNFDSAGDKEKNATSRGSNPGNKGASSSSGVQQGKTLIQRQNNPYVRPSIDTCYRCNGRGHKSNVCPTRRVDVVMEEREEDEEREDLTVENDEYADVEFAKEESDERVNFVLQRMLLASKDEGQRKNLFKTHCSIKNKVCNLIVDNGSTENLVSQKLVEYLKLPTEPHEKPYTLGWVSKGSQVRVTLAGKVPISIEKYYKEEVLCDVLDMDVCHILFGRPWQFDNDITYRGRDNVT from the coding sequence ATGGCGGATCAACCGGTGACCAAAGCAGATCTTGAGGGAATTACCACGGCTTTTACCGCGGCTCTAACTGCTTTGACTGAACAGATGGCGAATTTAGCAAATCAGGCGAACAACGCCAACAATAATAGGAATCGGCGAAGAGACAGGAGAGAGGAACCAATTAGGGTTCTACGGGGTGGAAACTGTGTCGAAGATTCGAGTTCTGATGAAGAAGAACCTCACGATGAAGAGGATAATCGTAGGAATCTACAGAACAACCATGACTATCGAGTGAAGGCTGATATTCCATTGTTCTACGGAACGATGGGAGTGGAGGAGTTTCTTGATTGGCAGATCGACGTCGACAGGTTCTTCGACGTTATGGGTGTCCCTGAGAACAAGCAAGTCAAGATGATTGCGATCAGGCTTAAAAGTACTGCAGCTGTCTGgtgggataaacttgttgttcaaaGGCAGAGGCAAAGAAAGGGGCCAGTCAGAACTTGGCGaagaatgaaacaattgatgCTGGAGCGGTTTTTACCGGAAGATTATGAACAAATTCTTTATAAGATGTACATTGAGTGTGTTCAGGGCAAGAGAACCGTGACTGAATACACAGCTGAGTTCCTGAGGTTTTCTGAGCGCAATGAATTGGGAGAATCAGAGAATCAGAAAGTGGCTCGATACATCAGTGGCCTAAAGGGGTCCTTACAGGAGAAGATGGGTTTACAGACTGTATGGACTGTAGCTGAAGCATCCAGTTTAGCTTTGAAGGCGGAATTGATGGAGAAATCTCCTCGAAATTTCTCATCTATTAGAAGGTACTCACCCCAAAGTAACTTTGACTCAGCAGGTgacaaggaaaagaatgcaacatCCCGGGGTTCCAACCCTGGGAATAAGGGGGCTAGCAGCTCTAGCGGTGTGCAGCAAGGAAAAACACTGATTcagaggcaaaataatccatatgTTAGACCCTCGATAGACACTTGTTATCGTTGTAACGGGAGAGGCCACAAATCAAATGTTTGTCCAACAAGGAGAGTCGATGTTGTTATGGAAGAGAGGGAGGAAGATGAGGAAAGAGAAGATCTTACAGTTGAGAACGATGAATATGCCGATGTTGAATTTGCAAAAGAAGAATCTGATGAGAGGGTAAATTTTGTGTTGCAGCGAATGTTACTAGCATCCAAAGACGAAGGACAACGCAAGAATTTGTTTAAAACACATTGTTCTATCAAGAATAAAGTGTGTAATCTGATTGTGGATAATGGTAGCACAGAGAATCTGGTGTCGCAGAAATTGGTAGAATATTTAAAGTTGCCCACAGAACCCCATGAGAAGCCATACACTCTCGGTTGGGTAAGCAAGGGCTCCCAAGTTCGAGTAACACTAGCCGGCAAAGTTCCTATCTCCATCGAAAAATATTATAAAGAAGAGGTACTATGTGAtgttcttgatatggatgtttgtcatattttattTGGTAGACCTTGgcagtttgataatgatatcacttatcgAGGACGAGATAACGTGACATAA
- the LOC131642989 gene encoding uncharacterized protein LOC131642989, with protein sequence MLKEKLQPSFDVGETEFNQHEKMQQDDLQSESSFLSYSQRCIASIVGETFEIDYNEYQNVSSCDGLDSDTDDGDGDYEYEKDNDDERFNRIIINTNGNIDSKESSLLSYTTSVYSISDEEEDDEDSLIEIHLQKGNFSNLADESTQKIESELLDFLSESIFMQQNLMELLSETNDMNEDENLIEIDISM encoded by the exons atgctcAAAGAGAAGTTGCAACCATCATTTGATGTTGGTGAAACTGAATTTAATCAACATGAGAAAATGCAACAAGATGATTTGCAATCAGAGTCTTCATTTCTATCATATAGTCAAAGATGTATTGCCTCAATAGTAGGTGAAACTTTCGAGATTGATTACAATGAATATCAAAATGTGAGTAGTTGTGATGGCTTAGATTCTGACACCGATGATGGAGACGGTGATTATGAGTATGAAAAAGATAATGACGATGAACGATTTAATAGAATTATCATAAATACAAATGGTAACATAGATAGTAAAGAGAGTAGTTTACTCTCATACACAACTTCGGTCTATTCTATATCAG ATGAGGAGGAGGATGACGAGGATAGTCTAATTGAAATCCACCTTCAAAAAGGGAATTTTTCTAACTTAGCCGATGAATCTACGCAAAAAATTGAGTCCGAATTGTTGGATTTTCTTTCGGAATCCATTTTCATGCAACAAAATCTCATGGAGCTTTTATCAGAAACTAATGATATGAATGAGGATGAAaacttaattgagattgatatttcCATGTGA